The proteins below come from a single Stomoxys calcitrans chromosome 1, idStoCalc2.1, whole genome shotgun sequence genomic window:
- the LOC131995830 gene encoding uncharacterized protein K02A2.6-like, with protein sequence MEDNVIRMIHEKLGHLGTDKCYYKIRENFWFPDMRNKIDSFIKNCIKCIIYAAPARINQQNMYSIPKVEEPFDTIHVDHFGPLPSLKSKRKHILVVVDSFTKFVRLYPVNSTSTKEVCCSLEKYFSYYSRPRRLISDRGSCFTSLEFSEFILKNNINHVKVAVASPQANGQVERVNRIIKSMLSKLSDPIDHSDWSLKLSQVEYAINNCVHSSTKETPAKLLFGTNQRGVVVDKLSEYLDEKMGNEEKLNLRDMRVKALNSIQRSQNYNELYFSKHHEPAKRYDEGDYVVIMNIDNTVGKNKKFCEKYRGPYIIEKVLDNDRYVVRDVDNCQLTQIPYKGIIEAKRLRIWLTPRL encoded by the coding sequence atggaagaTAATGTGATAAGAATGATACATGAGAAGCTTGGACACCTGGGGACAGATAAATGTTATTATAAGATTCGAGAGAATTTTTGGTTCCCAGACATGCGCAATAAGATAGATAGCTTCATTaagaattgtataaaatgtATCATTTATGCTGCTCCAGCTAGAATAAACCAACAGAACATGTACAGCATTCCAAAGGTGGAGGAGCCATTCGATACGATACACGTGGATCACTTCGGACCACTTCcatcattaaaatcgaaaagaaaacaCATTTTAGTGGTAGTTgattcttttacaaaatttgttcgaCTTTATCCTGTAAATTCGACGAGCACTAAGGAGGTTTGTTGTTCTCTCGAAAAGTATTTTAGTTATTACAGTAGACCAAGACGCCTAATCTCGGACAGAGGATCATGTTTTACGTCATTGGAGTTTTCTgaattcattttgaaaaataatattaatcatGTTAAGGTGGCGGTTGCCTCTCCACAAGCAAATGGGCAGGTTGAGCGTGTAAATCGTATTATTAAGTCCATGTTGAGCAAATTGAGTGACCCAATAGATCATTCCGATTGGTCATTGAAATTGTCCCAGGTGGAATATgctatcaataactgtgttcaCAGTTCTACAAAGGAAACCCCAGCGAAGTTACTCTTTGGAACGAATCAACGAGGGGTGGTGGTAGATAAGCTGTCGGAATATCTAGATGAGAAAATGGGTAATGAGGAGAAACTAAATTTGAGGGATATGAGGGTTAAGGCATTGAATTCTATACAGCGATCTCAGAACTACAACGAATTATACTTTTCCAAACATCATGAACCGGCAAAACGTTACGATGAGGGTGATTATGTTGTTATTATGAATATTGACAATACAGTTGGGaagaataagaaattttgtgaaaaatatcgtGGTCCCTACATTATTGAAAAAGTATTAGATAATGATCGCTACGTTGTGAGAGATGTTGACAATTGTCAACTgacacagatcccatataagggtATAATTGAAGCAAAGCGACTTCGGATATGGTTGACACCTAGGTTATAG